The following coding sequences are from one Geodermatophilus normandii window:
- a CDS encoding zf-TFIIB domain-containing protein codes for MDLVCPKCQGAMRTYERNGVHVDQCSECRGIFLDRGELERLVDAENSWHGAPAAAHPGGQHPGGQHAQQPPQQYGAQQQYGAPQQHGAQYPAAGGAGLGAVVNEVLGAVRGSSHSSSHGSYGSHGKKRKESFLSDLFG; via the coding sequence ATGGATCTCGTCTGTCCCAAGTGCCAGGGCGCCATGCGCACCTACGAGCGCAACGGTGTCCACGTCGACCAGTGCAGCGAGTGCCGGGGGATCTTCCTCGACCGCGGGGAGCTCGAGCGGCTCGTCGACGCCGAGAACTCCTGGCACGGCGCCCCCGCGGCCGCGCACCCCGGAGGCCAGCACCCCGGAGGCCAGCACGCGCAGCAGCCGCCCCAGCAGTACGGCGCCCAGCAGCAGTACGGCGCACCGCAGCAGCACGGTGCCCAGTACCCGGCCGCCGGCGGCGCGGGGCTCGGCGCCGTCGTCAACGAGGTGCTCGGCGCGGTGCGCGGCTCGTCGCACTCGTCGTCGCACGGGTCGTACGGCTCGCACGGCAAGAAGCGCAAGGAGTCCTTCCTGTCCGACCTGTTCGGCTGA
- a CDS encoding ribonuclease Z, which translates to MGARELVVLGTASQAPTRTRNHNGYLLRWDGRGFLFDPGEGTQRQMLLAGVPSSAVHRVLLSHFHGDHCLGLPGVVQRMSLDGVAHPVVAHYPASGQVFFDRLRHATPFADLADVREEPVSTDGPLAEDPAGLLEARRLSHPVESFGYRLTEPDGVRMLPGRLAAAGVSGPDVGRLQREGALRSGERTVRLADVSAPRRGQRFAFVMDTRMCDGVPALADGADLLVVESTFLHGDRALAERYGHLTARQAARVAAEAGVRTLVLTHFSQRHPDARAFEDEARAEFGGDLVVAADLQRVPVPPRADAPAGDRGRDG; encoded by the coding sequence GTGGGGGCGCGCGAGCTGGTCGTGCTCGGCACGGCCAGCCAGGCGCCCACCCGCACCCGCAACCACAACGGCTACCTGCTGCGGTGGGACGGCCGGGGCTTCCTGTTCGACCCCGGCGAGGGCACGCAGCGGCAGATGCTGCTGGCCGGGGTGCCGAGCAGCGCCGTGCACCGGGTGCTCCTCAGCCACTTCCACGGCGACCACTGCCTGGGCCTGCCCGGCGTGGTGCAGCGGATGTCGCTGGACGGCGTCGCGCACCCGGTGGTGGCGCACTACCCGGCGTCGGGGCAGGTGTTCTTCGACCGGCTGCGGCACGCCACGCCGTTCGCCGACCTCGCCGACGTCCGGGAGGAGCCGGTGTCGACCGACGGTCCGCTCGCCGAGGACCCGGCCGGCCTGCTCGAGGCGCGCCGGCTCAGCCACCCGGTCGAGTCCTTCGGCTACCGGCTGACCGAGCCCGACGGCGTGCGGATGCTGCCCGGCCGGCTCGCCGCCGCCGGGGTCTCCGGGCCGGACGTCGGCCGGCTGCAGCGGGAGGGCGCGCTGCGGTCGGGGGAGCGGACGGTGCGGCTCGCCGACGTCAGCGCGCCGCGGCGCGGCCAGCGGTTCGCCTTCGTCATGGACACCCGCATGTGCGACGGCGTCCCCGCGCTGGCCGACGGCGCCGACCTGCTGGTCGTGGAGTCGACGTTCCTGCACGGGGACCGGGCGCTCGCCGAGCGCTACGGCCACCTCACCGCGCGGCAGGCCGCCCGGGTGGCCGCGGAGGCGGGGGTGCGGACCCTGGTGCTCACCCACTTCTCGCAGCGCCACCCCGACGCGCGGGCCTTCGAGGACGAGGCGCGGGCGGAGTTCGGCGGCGACCTCGTCGTCGCGGCCGACCTGCAGCGGGTGCCGGTGCCCCCGCGGGCCGACGCTCCCGCGGGTGACCGCGGCCGGGACGGGTAG
- a CDS encoding mannitol dehydrogenase family protein, with product MPRLDATTLPTLSPSVWTPRYDRAAVGVGIVHLGVGGFHRSHEAVYVDRLLESGQAQDWGICGVGVLPSDRRMAEVMAAQDCLYTLVVKHPDGFLDARVVGSVVEYLLAPDDPDAVVEKMAAPGTRVVSLTVTEGGYNTSPDTGAFDTAAPDVVADLQPGAAPRTTFGLVTEALVRRRERGLAPFAVVSCDNIPGNGHLARAAFGAFAALRDPGLGEWVAAEVPFPDSMVDRITPVTTDDDRADLARRFGVEDAWPVVCEPYTQWVLEDAFPGGRPPLEDVGVQLVGDVAPYELMKLRLLNAGHQVLGHLGRLAGHTYVHEASQDPLFREFLLGYLDEEATPTLPPVPGIDLRRYRADLVGRFANPAIRDTLARLCENASDRIPQFLLPVLRADLAAGREIRRSVAVLAGWARTAEGTDDTGRPVELSDPRRDALLARARDADPLAFLRERDVFGDLAEDPRVAAAFTQTLTSLRQRGTRATVEDLVRGRRAR from the coding sequence ATGCCCCGGCTCGACGCGACGACGCTGCCCACGCTGAGCCCGTCGGTGTGGACGCCGCGCTACGACCGGGCGGCGGTGGGCGTCGGCATCGTGCACCTCGGCGTCGGGGGGTTCCACCGGTCGCACGAGGCGGTGTACGTGGACCGGCTGCTGGAGTCGGGGCAGGCGCAGGACTGGGGCATCTGCGGCGTCGGCGTGCTGCCCTCCGACCGCCGGATGGCCGAGGTCATGGCGGCGCAGGACTGCCTGTACACCCTCGTCGTCAAGCACCCCGACGGCTTCCTCGACGCCCGCGTCGTCGGCTCGGTCGTCGAGTACCTGCTCGCGCCCGACGACCCCGACGCGGTGGTCGAGAAGATGGCCGCGCCGGGCACCCGCGTCGTCTCGCTCACCGTGACCGAGGGCGGCTACAACACCTCGCCCGACACCGGCGCCTTCGACACCGCCGCGCCCGACGTCGTCGCCGACCTGCAGCCGGGCGCGGCGCCGCGGACGACGTTCGGCCTGGTCACCGAGGCCCTCGTCCGCCGGCGCGAGCGGGGGCTGGCGCCCTTCGCCGTCGTCTCCTGCGACAACATCCCCGGCAACGGGCACCTCGCGAGGGCCGCGTTCGGCGCCTTCGCCGCGCTGCGCGACCCGGGGCTGGGGGAGTGGGTGGCGGCCGAGGTGCCCTTCCCCGACTCCATGGTCGACCGGATCACCCCCGTCACCACCGACGACGACCGCGCCGACCTGGCCCGCCGCTTCGGCGTCGAGGACGCCTGGCCGGTGGTCTGCGAGCCGTACACGCAGTGGGTCCTCGAGGACGCGTTCCCCGGCGGCCGGCCGCCGCTGGAGGACGTCGGCGTGCAGCTCGTCGGCGACGTCGCGCCCTACGAGCTGATGAAGCTGCGGCTGCTCAACGCCGGCCACCAGGTGCTGGGCCACCTCGGCCGGCTGGCCGGCCACACGTACGTGCACGAGGCCAGCCAGGACCCGCTGTTCCGCGAGTTCCTCCTCGGCTACCTCGACGAGGAGGCGACGCCGACCCTGCCGCCGGTGCCCGGCATCGACCTGCGCCGCTACCGCGCCGACCTCGTGGGCCGCTTCGCCAACCCCGCGATCCGCGACACCCTGGCCCGGCTGTGCGAGAACGCCTCCGACCGCATCCCGCAGTTCCTGCTGCCGGTGCTGCGCGCCGACCTGGCGGCGGGACGCGAGATCCGCCGGTCGGTCGCCGTCCTGGCCGGGTGGGCGCGTACCGCCGAGGGGACCGACGACACCGGGCGCCCGGTCGAGCTCTCCGACCCCCGGCGCGACGCGCTGCTGGCGCGGGCCCGGGACGCCGACCCGCTGGCGTTCCTCCGGGAGCGCGACGTCTTCGGCGACCTGGCCGAGGACCCGCGGGTGGCCGCCGCCTTCACGCAGACGCTGACCTCCCTGCGGCAGCGGGGGACCCGCGCCACGGTCGAGGACCTCGTGCGCGGCCGTCGGGCGCGCTGA
- a CDS encoding 4-hydroxybenzoate 3-monooxygenase, with protein MRTQVGIIGAGPAGLLLSRLLALQGIDSVVVENRSRDYVEARIRAGILEQGTVDVLTEAGMGDRLHREGLEHRGVYLQYPGVRHQLDFPELCGRRVWVYGQTEVVKDLVAAQLAGGPPLHFDVSDVAIEDVDTDGPRIRFTDAEGTPQVLECDVVAGTDGFHGPSRAVVAEGTRQQLWERTYPYAWLGILAEAAPATDELIYAWHPEGFALYSMRSPSVSRLYLQVDPAEKIEDWSDDRIWAGLATRFAHEGWEISTGPVIEKSVLPMRSFVSAPMRRGRLFLAGDAAHIVPPTGAKGLNLAVADVVLLSRALVRLLQDKETDLVDAYSDTALQRVWRATHFSWWMTSMLHTTGDPFDAELQLSQLRRVCTSEAAARELAENYTGLPFS; from the coding sequence ATGCGCACCCAGGTGGGGATCATCGGCGCCGGCCCGGCCGGCCTGCTGCTGTCACGGCTGCTGGCCCTGCAGGGGATCGACTCGGTGGTGGTGGAGAACCGCTCGCGGGACTACGTCGAGGCGCGCATCCGCGCCGGCATCCTCGAGCAGGGCACCGTCGACGTCCTCACCGAGGCCGGCATGGGCGACCGGCTGCACCGCGAGGGCCTGGAGCACCGCGGCGTGTACCTGCAGTACCCCGGTGTGCGCCACCAGCTCGACTTCCCCGAGCTGTGCGGCCGCCGGGTCTGGGTCTACGGCCAGACCGAGGTGGTCAAGGACCTCGTCGCCGCCCAGCTCGCCGGCGGCCCGCCGCTGCACTTCGACGTCTCCGACGTCGCGATCGAGGACGTCGACACCGACGGCCCGCGGATCCGCTTCACCGACGCGGAGGGCACCCCGCAGGTGCTCGAGTGCGACGTCGTCGCCGGCACCGACGGCTTCCACGGCCCGTCGCGCGCCGTCGTCGCCGAGGGCACCCGCCAGCAGCTGTGGGAGCGCACCTATCCCTACGCGTGGCTGGGCATCCTCGCCGAGGCCGCGCCGGCCACCGACGAGCTGATCTACGCCTGGCACCCCGAGGGCTTCGCGCTGTACTCGATGCGCTCACCGAGCGTGTCGCGGCTGTACCTGCAGGTCGACCCGGCGGAGAAGATCGAGGACTGGTCCGACGACCGCATCTGGGCGGGCCTGGCCACCCGGTTCGCGCACGAGGGCTGGGAGATCAGCACGGGGCCGGTGATCGAGAAGTCGGTCCTGCCGATGCGGTCGTTCGTCAGCGCCCCGATGCGCCGCGGCCGGCTCTTCCTCGCCGGCGACGCCGCGCACATCGTGCCGCCCACCGGCGCCAAGGGGCTCAACCTCGCCGTCGCCGACGTCGTCCTGCTCTCCCGGGCGCTGGTGCGGCTGCTGCAGGACAAGGAGACCGACCTCGTCGACGCCTACTCCGACACGGCGCTGCAGCGGGTCTGGCGGGCCACCCACTTCTCCTGGTGGATGACCTCGATGCTGCACACCACCGGCGACCCCTTCGACGCCGAGCTGCAGCTGTCGCAGCTGCGCCGGGTGTGCACCTCGGAGGCCGCCGCCCGCGAGCTGGCGGAGAACTACACCGGCCTGCCCTTCAGCTGA
- a CDS encoding IclR family transcriptional regulator: MTSRALAVLDAFDASAPRLTLTEIAERSGTPLTTAHRLLAELTEWGALARRADGRYEIGRRLWDLGLLAPVSLELRQVAAPFLLDVHTATRDTVHLAVRDGLSALYVERISGRESVPVVSQVGSRLPLHATGVGKVLLAAAPDDVVAEALAAPARATRHTVVEPARLRRELTEVRRRGWARTAEEMSLGTLSVAVPVRVERGGGTVVAAALGIVVPSHRRDLPRLVPVLEVAARGIGRALARAAHFR; encoded by the coding sequence GTGACCTCCCGCGCGCTCGCCGTCCTCGACGCCTTCGACGCGAGCGCCCCCCGGCTGACCCTCACCGAGATCGCCGAGCGGTCGGGCACCCCGCTCACCACCGCCCACCGCCTGCTGGCCGAGCTCACCGAGTGGGGGGCGCTGGCCCGCCGCGCCGACGGGCGCTACGAGATCGGCCGCCGGCTCTGGGACCTGGGGCTGCTGGCACCCGTCTCGCTGGAGCTGCGCCAGGTGGCCGCCCCGTTCCTGCTCGACGTGCACACCGCCACGCGCGACACCGTGCACCTCGCCGTCCGCGACGGGCTCTCGGCGCTCTACGTCGAGCGCATCTCCGGCCGCGAGTCGGTGCCGGTGGTCAGCCAGGTGGGCAGCCGGCTGCCGCTGCACGCCACCGGCGTCGGCAAGGTGCTGCTGGCCGCGGCGCCCGACGACGTCGTCGCCGAGGCCCTGGCCGCGCCGGCCCGCGCCACCCGGCACACCGTCGTCGAGCCCGCCCGGCTGCGCCGCGAGCTCACCGAGGTGCGCCGCCGTGGCTGGGCGCGCACCGCGGAGGAGATGTCGCTGGGCACGCTGTCGGTCGCGGTCCCGGTGCGGGTGGAGCGGGGAGGGGGCACCGTCGTCGCCGCGGCGCTGGGCATCGTCGTCCCCAGCCACCGGCGCGACCTCCCGCGCCTGGTGCCGGTGCTCGAGGTCGCCGCCCGCGGCATCGGGCGGGCGCTGGCCCGGGCGGCCCACTTCCGCTGA